The proteins below are encoded in one region of Campylobacter rectus:
- the tolB gene encoding Tol-Pal system protein TolB, whose protein sequence is MKKILLFLAFAGWLFAVDATISVINKGLALPKIVLQDATTAVGDQAFKGKFHKIMLGDLKVSSDFEVVDEYIASSYEGDSNTNVMSEKGAQLIFRYALEGSPTSPLSLRVKLINAKTATTQYEKIYNMNDGAKYPFIAHKAVVELINELKMPAVNWMEKFIIFAKGTGSKQSEIVIADYTLTYQKVLVRGGLNIFPKWIGADQRAFYYSDYSGAKLVLYRYDVASGQKTKILDSRGGMLIASDVSQNGDKILLTMAPQDQPDIYIYDLNSKRLSQITNYSGIDVNGNFVDGDRRVVFVSDRLGYPNVFAQNVDGSGFEQMVYHGKNNNSVSTYQNYIVYSSREDGKSGFGTRDFNIYMISTQTDYIRQLTASGKNLYPRFSSDGQSVVFIKELGGQSSLGIIRVNENKSFQFPLKIGKIQSIDW, encoded by the coding sequence ATGAAGAAAATTTTACTGTTTCTTGCTTTTGCGGGTTGGCTTTTTGCCGTAGATGCTACCATCTCGGTCATCAATAAAGGCTTAGCTCTGCCAAAGATCGTGCTCCAAGACGCCACTACTGCCGTCGGCGATCAGGCTTTTAAGGGCAAATTTCACAAAATCATGCTCGGAGACTTAAAGGTAAGCTCTGATTTTGAGGTCGTGGACGAGTATATCGCCAGCAGCTACGAGGGCGACTCAAACACGAACGTGATGAGCGAAAAGGGCGCCCAGCTCATTTTTAGATACGCGCTTGAGGGCTCTCCTACCTCGCCTTTGAGTCTCAGGGTCAAGCTCATAAATGCAAAAACCGCAACCACTCAATATGAGAAAATTTACAATATGAACGACGGCGCGAAATATCCGTTTATCGCGCATAAGGCGGTAGTAGAGCTTATTAACGAGCTAAAAATGCCGGCTGTTAATTGGATGGAGAAATTTATCATTTTCGCTAAAGGAACGGGCTCTAAGCAGAGCGAGATCGTCATAGCCGACTATACCTTGACCTATCAAAAAGTGCTTGTGCGCGGCGGCCTAAACATCTTTCCAAAATGGATAGGAGCCGACCAGAGAGCTTTTTACTACTCCGATTACAGCGGAGCGAAGCTAGTGCTCTACAGATACGACGTCGCAAGCGGTCAAAAAACTAAAATTTTAGACAGCAGAGGCGGTATGCTCATAGCCTCGGACGTCAGCCAAAACGGAGATAAAATTTTACTAACTATGGCTCCGCAAGATCAGCCCGACATCTATATATATGACTTAAATTCAAAAAGATTGTCGCAGATAACCAATTATAGCGGCATCGACGTTAATGGAAATTTCGTTGATGGCGACAGACGCGTGGTTTTCGTATCCGATAGACTGGGTTATCCGAATGTTTTTGCTCAAAACGTCGATGGAAGCGGCTTTGAGCAGATGGTATATCACGGTAAAAACAACAACTCCGTCAGCACCTATCAAAATTACATAGTTTATTCGAGCAGAGAGGACGGCAAAAGCGGCTTTGGAACGAGGGATTTTAACATTTATATGATCTCTACGCAGACTGATTACATCAGGCAGCTTACTGCAAGCGGTAAGAATTTATATCCTAGATTTTCTAGCGACGGACAAAGCGTGGTGTTTATTAAAGAGCTCGGGGGTCAGAGTTCGCTGGGTATTATCCGCGTAAATGAAAATAAAAGTTTCCAATTCCCGTTAAAAATCGGCAAAATTCAGTCGATTGATTGGTAA
- a CDS encoding TonB C-terminal domain-containing protein, whose translation MDKFDLKFNTSGYFLLSAFLYLCIISGIFIKLTYFKEEPKKYTDTKDAFIDIMIVEREPDVTVKAPEPKKEIVKEEKPEPVKKEEDIKKEELKPDTTNKPPEPDPAPPEPEEKKVEEPNLKDLFGSIDTSKLKEDKVAKKKEQPKEQSRKKPEKVQITSQQKKASDVIKNFTLDQVAKTPKSQMTGEYNEYFGMISRILQSKWSAYKADSSDEAEVEIVIDIDGSFSYDIKKLSYNSEFNDKVRDFLENMTFEKFPPPTQMGRAVRLATKLEDKLE comes from the coding sequence ATGGATAAATTTGATCTCAAATTTAACACTTCGGGCTACTTCTTACTATCGGCTTTTCTTTATCTTTGTATCATAAGCGGTATTTTTATTAAGCTTACTTACTTCAAAGAAGAGCCGAAAAAATACACCGACACCAAAGACGCCTTTATAGATATTATGATAGTCGAGCGCGAGCCCGACGTCACGGTAAAAGCTCCCGAGCCTAAAAAAGAGATCGTAAAAGAAGAAAAGCCCGAGCCCGTAAAAAAAGAAGAAGATATCAAGAAAGAGGAGCTAAAACCGGATACCACGAATAAACCGCCCGAGCCCGATCCCGCACCGCCCGAGCCCGAAGAAAAAAAGGTAGAAGAGCCGAATTTAAAGGATTTATTCGGTAGTATCGATACCTCTAAACTAAAAGAAGATAAAGTCGCCAAGAAAAAAGAGCAACCAAAAGAGCAAAGCCGCAAAAAGCCCGAAAAAGTCCAGATAACGAGCCAGCAAAAAAAGGCTAGCGACGTTATTAAAAATTTTACTTTGGATCAGGTTGCTAAAACTCCAAAGTCGCAAATGACCGGTGAATATAATGAATATTTCGGTATGATTAGCAGAATTTTACAGAGCAAATGGAGTGCCTACAAGGCCGACTCTAGCGATGAGGCGGAAGTCGAGATTGTCATCGACATTGACGGATCGTTTAGCTACGATATAAAAAAATTATCGTATAATAGCGAATTTAACGACAAGGTTAGAGATTTCTTGGAAAATATGACTTTTGAGAAATTTCCGCCGCCTACTCAGATGGGCAGAGCTGTTAGGCTCGCAACCAAACTAGAAGACAAACTGGAATAA
- a CDS encoding biopolymer transporter ExbD has protein sequence MINLDETPELNITPLVDIMLVLLAILMVTTPTIIYEEQILLPEGSKTKTSSVQKKDLTVMVDATKKVRIDQNTMDLRELPDNIVLIGAKYDKNSPVYIKADKSLIYDDVMFVLKSVKNAGFTKVALQTNG, from the coding sequence ATGATAAATCTCGACGAAACTCCGGAGTTAAACATAACTCCGCTCGTAGATATTATGCTTGTTTTGTTGGCGATTCTTATGGTTACGACGCCTACGATTATTTACGAGGAGCAAATTTTATTGCCCGAGGGCTCAAAAACCAAAACCTCTTCGGTTCAAAAAAAGGATTTGACCGTTATGGTGGATGCTACGAAAAAAGTAAGAATCGATCAAAACACTATGGATCTGCGCGAGCTTCCCGACAATATCGTGCTGATCGGGGCAAAATACGATAAAAATTCGCCCGTTTATATTAAGGCCGACAAGAGCCTCATATATGATGATGTGATGTTTGTTTTAAAGAGCGTGAAAAACGCCGGCTTTACAAAGGTGGCGCTCCAGACTAATGGATAA
- a CDS encoding MotA/TolQ/ExbB proton channel family protein gives MVGLSLWQKKEQNALESLLMGGSKHILNDSVLKRFVSGSVSKEKLSVAVSIAERNATSGITWLSIIASTSPFIGLFGTVVSILETFSQLGQGGGNSSLGFIAPAISEALVATGAGIFVAIPAYTFSLLIKRKAYELMSVIRREVDILATFKENQ, from the coding sequence ATGGTAGGGCTTAGCTTATGGCAAAAAAAAGAGCAAAATGCGCTTGAGTCGCTGCTGATGGGCGGCTCCAAGCATATACTAAACGATTCGGTTTTAAAAAGATTCGTAAGCGGTTCGGTATCCAAAGAAAAGCTTTCGGTAGCCGTTAGTATTGCCGAGAGAAACGCAACAAGCGGTATTACTTGGCTTAGCATTATCGCTTCTACGTCGCCTTTTATCGGACTTTTCGGTACCGTTGTTTCTATTTTGGAGACGTTTTCTCAGCTTGGTCAAGGCGGAGGAAATTCGTCTCTAGGTTTCATCGCTCCAGCTATCAGCGAAGCACTTGTGGCCACTGGAGCCGGTATATTCGTTGCGATTCCCGCTTATACCTTTAGTTTGCTTATCAAACGAAAAGCTTACGAGCTTATGAGCGTTATCAGACGTGAAGTTGATATCCTTGCAACGTTTAAAGAAAATCAATGA
- the atpC gene encoding ATP synthase F1 subunit epsilon: protein MDKLHLEIVTPDGLVFSNDIKSVVLPGSEGEFGVLPGHASLISLLKAGVIDIESEDKSHDAVAINWGYAEINEGKATILADGAVHVAGNSESEIANSLQKAKDLIASMSSENNAMAATVAKLDSMARTR, encoded by the coding sequence ATGGATAAATTACATTTAGAAATCGTTACGCCTGATGGTTTAGTGTTTTCAAACGATATTAAAAGCGTAGTTTTGCCCGGTAGCGAAGGCGAGTTCGGGGTTTTGCCCGGGCACGCCTCGCTTATCTCGCTTTTAAAAGCCGGCGTTATAGACATCGAGAGCGAAGATAAAAGTCATGATGCCGTCGCGATAAACTGGGGATATGCCGAGATAAACGAGGGTAAGGCAACTATCCTTGCCGACGGTGCCGTCCATGTGGCTGGAAATTCCGAGAGCGAGATAGCAAATTCATTGCAAAAGGCAAAAGATTTGATCGCTAGTATGAGTAGCGAAAATAACGCTATGGCGGCTACAGTTGCAAAACTAGATAGCATGGCTCGGACAAGATAG
- the atpD gene encoding F0F1 ATP synthase subunit beta: MKGIISQVMGPVVDVDFTDYLPKINEAVEVNFEVEGKQNRLVLEVAAHLGDNRVRTIAMDMSEGLTRGLEATALGAPISVPVGEKVLGRIFNVVGDLIDEGEGIEFDKKWSIHRDPPPFEEQSTKSEIFETGIKVVDLLAPYAKGGKVGLFGGAGVGKTVIIMELIHNVAFKHSGYSVFAGVGERTREGNDLYHEMKESNVLDKVALCYGQMNEPPGARNRIALTGLTMAEYFRDEMGLDVLMFIDNIFRFSQSGAEMSALLGRIPSAVGYQPTLASEMGKFQERITSTKKGSITSVQAVYVPADDLTDPAPATVFAHLDATTVLNRAIAEKGIYPAVDPLDSTSRMLDPQILGGEHYKVARGVQAVLQKYKDLQDIIAILGMDELSEEDKVTVDRARKIERFLSQPFFVAEVFTGSPGKYVSLEENIAGFKGILEGKYDDLPENAFYMVGNIDEAIAKAEKLKA, translated from the coding sequence ATGAAAGGTATCATTTCTCAGGTAATGGGTCCGGTAGTCGACGTCGATTTCACGGATTATTTACCCAAGATCAACGAAGCCGTCGAAGTAAATTTCGAGGTTGAGGGCAAGCAAAACAGACTTGTGTTAGAGGTTGCCGCACACCTTGGCGATAACCGCGTAAGAACGATCGCTATGGATATGAGCGAAGGCTTAACCAGAGGCCTTGAGGCTACGGCTCTTGGCGCGCCTATTAGCGTTCCGGTCGGCGAAAAAGTTTTGGGAAGGATTTTTAACGTCGTCGGCGATCTGATCGACGAGGGTGAAGGCATAGAATTTGATAAAAAATGGTCTATCCACCGCGATCCTCCGCCGTTTGAAGAGCAAAGCACGAAGAGTGAAATTTTTGAAACGGGTATAAAAGTGGTCGATCTTCTAGCCCCTTATGCAAAAGGCGGTAAGGTCGGATTATTCGGCGGTGCCGGCGTCGGTAAGACGGTTATTATCATGGAGCTTATCCACAACGTTGCATTTAAGCATAGCGGTTATTCCGTGTTTGCCGGCGTGGGCGAGCGAACCCGCGAAGGAAACGACCTTTATCACGAGATGAAAGAGAGTAACGTTTTGGACAAAGTCGCCTTGTGCTACGGCCAGATGAACGAGCCGCCGGGAGCAAGAAACCGCATCGCTCTAACAGGCCTAACGATGGCTGAATACTTCCGCGACGAGATGGGACTTGACGTTTTGATGTTTATAGACAACATCTTCCGTTTCTCTCAGTCTGGCGCTGAGATGTCGGCGCTTCTTGGACGTATCCCGTCAGCCGTTGGTTATCAGCCGACTTTGGCGAGCGAAATGGGCAAATTCCAAGAGAGAATTACATCAACCAAAAAAGGATCAATTACTTCGGTTCAAGCCGTTTACGTCCCTGCGGACGACCTTACCGACCCGGCTCCTGCGACCGTTTTCGCGCACCTTGACGCGACTACCGTTCTAAACAGAGCTATCGCGGAAAAGGGAATTTATCCTGCGGTCGATCCGCTTGATTCGACATCAAGAATGCTTGATCCTCAAATTTTGGGCGGAGAGCACTATAAAGTTGCTCGAGGCGTGCAAGCGGTTTTACAAAAATATAAAGACCTTCAAGATATCATCGCTATCCTTGGTATGGACGAGCTTAGCGAAGAAGATAAGGTTACGGTCGATCGCGCTAGAAAGATCGAGAGATTTTTATCTCAGCCGTTCTTCGTCGCCGAGGTGTTTACGGGAAGTCCCGGCAAATACGTAAGTCTTGAGGAAAATATCGCGGGCTTTAAGGGAATTTTGGAAGGCAAATACGACGATTTGCCGGAAAACGCATTTTATATGGTAGGAAATATCGACGAGGCGATAGCGAAAGCTGAAAAACTTAAGGCCTAA
- the atpG gene encoding ATP synthase F1 subunit gamma, translated as MSNLKDIKRKIKSVQNTQKTTRAMKLVSTAKLRKAEEAARHSRVYALKINEVLSEIAYKINQYRSVNTESKFFDVKENIEKVDIIFVTADKGLCGGFNIQTIKTVRNMINEFKAKKVKIRLRAVGKKGIEFFSFQGINLLEKYIGVSSSPTYEKAQNIIKDAIDDFISGTTDKVILVHNGYNNMISQQIRINDIVPVEPPKLVEIETNSLMEFEPSDDGKILNELLTKYFEYSMYYALVDSLAAEHSARMQAMDNATNNAKERVAQLKLSYNKARQESITTELIEIISGVESMK; from the coding sequence ATGTCAAATTTAAAAGATATAAAACGAAAGATCAAGAGCGTCCAAAATACCCAAAAGACGACGCGCGCGATGAAGCTGGTATCTACGGCTAAACTTCGCAAGGCCGAGGAAGCCGCTCGTCACTCCAGGGTTTATGCGCTCAAGATCAACGAAGTTTTATCTGAAATCGCCTATAAGATCAATCAATATCGCTCCGTAAACACCGAGAGTAAATTTTTCGACGTCAAAGAGAATATCGAAAAGGTCGATATTATATTCGTTACCGCAGACAAGGGGCTTTGCGGCGGTTTTAACATCCAGACCATTAAAACCGTTAGAAATATGATTAACGAATTTAAGGCAAAAAAAGTAAAGATAAGGCTTCGCGCGGTAGGTAAAAAAGGTATAGAATTTTTTAGCTTCCAGGGTATAAATTTGCTTGAAAAATACATCGGCGTGAGCTCGTCTCCAACCTATGAGAAAGCTCAAAACATCATAAAAGACGCGATAGACGACTTTATAAGCGGCACAACGGATAAGGTTATTTTGGTGCATAACGGCTACAATAACATGATCTCTCAGCAAATTCGCATAAACGACATCGTGCCGGTCGAGCCGCCAAAGCTTGTCGAAATCGAGACGAATTCTTTGATGGAATTCGAGCCGAGCGACGACGGTAAAATTTTAAACGAACTGCTTACGAAGTATTTCGAGTATAGTATGTATTACGCTTTAGTCGATAGCCTAGCGGCCGAGCACAGCGCCAGGATGCAAGCGATGGACAATGCGACTAACAACGCCAAAGAGCGCGTCGCTCAGCTAAAACTATCGTATAACAAGGCTCGCCAAGAGTCTATCACCACTGAGCTTATCGAGATCATCAGTGGCGTCGAATCAATGAAATAA
- the atpA gene encoding F0F1 ATP synthase subunit alpha: MSAKIKADEISAIIKERIENFSLNVDVNETGKVISVADGVANVYGLKNVMAGEMVEFENGEKGMALNLEESSVGIVILGKTDGIKEGSSVKRLAKLLRVPVGDALIGRVVNSLGEPIDAKGPIEASETRFVEEKAKGIMARKSVHEPLQTGIKAIDALVPIGRGQRELIIGDRQTGKTTVAIDTIINQKGQDVICIYVAIGQKQSTVAQVVKKLEEYGAMEYTIVVNAGASDAAALQYLAPYAGVTMGEYFRDNSRHALIIYDDLSKHAVAYREMSLILRRPPGREAYPGDVFYLHSRLLERASKLNDKLGAGSLTALPIIETQAGDVSAYIPTNVISITDGQIFLESDLFNSGIRPAINVGLSVSRVGGAAQIKATKQVSGTLRLDLAQYRELQAFAQFASDLDESSRKQLERGQRMVEVLKQPPYSPLAVEKQVVMIFAGTKGYLDDISTVAVTKFEAEIYPYIEAKYPEIFEQIRTKKVLDKEIEELLHKALKDFKATFAAN; the protein is encoded by the coding sequence GTGAGTGCAAAAATAAAAGCAGATGAAATCAGCGCCATCATCAAGGAAAGGATTGAAAATTTCAGCCTTAACGTCGATGTAAACGAGACGGGCAAGGTTATATCCGTAGCCGACGGCGTTGCTAACGTTTACGGCCTAAAAAACGTTATGGCCGGCGAGATGGTCGAGTTTGAGAACGGCGAAAAAGGCATGGCTCTAAACCTTGAGGAAAGCAGTGTCGGTATCGTTATTTTGGGTAAAACGGACGGTATTAAAGAGGGTTCGAGCGTAAAACGCCTAGCTAAGCTTTTACGCGTTCCCGTTGGCGATGCTTTGATAGGCCGCGTAGTAAATTCGCTCGGCGAGCCGATAGACGCTAAAGGCCCGATCGAAGCTAGCGAGACTAGATTCGTCGAGGAAAAAGCAAAAGGTATCATGGCTAGAAAGAGCGTTCACGAACCGCTTCAAACAGGCATCAAGGCTATCGACGCGCTAGTGCCGATCGGCCGCGGACAACGCGAGCTCATCATCGGCGACCGCCAAACGGGTAAAACTACCGTCGCGATAGATACTATCATCAACCAAAAAGGTCAAGACGTTATTTGTATCTACGTCGCGATCGGACAAAAACAATCAACGGTCGCGCAAGTCGTTAAAAAGCTCGAAGAATACGGTGCTATGGAATACACCATCGTCGTAAATGCAGGTGCTTCCGACGCTGCTGCGCTTCAGTATCTAGCTCCGTATGCGGGCGTAACGATGGGCGAATACTTTAGAGACAACTCTCGCCACGCCCTAATCATCTATGATGATCTTTCAAAACACGCCGTGGCATACCGCGAAATGAGCTTGATCCTTCGCAGACCGCCGGGCCGCGAAGCGTATCCCGGCGACGTTTTCTACTTGCACTCTCGCTTGCTAGAACGCGCATCTAAGCTAAACGATAAGCTAGGCGCTGGTTCTCTAACGGCGCTTCCTATTATCGAGACGCAAGCCGGCGACGTTTCGGCGTATATTCCGACAAACGTTATTTCTATCACCGACGGTCAAATTTTCCTTGAGTCCGACTTATTTAACTCGGGCATCCGCCCTGCGATCAACGTCGGCCTTTCGGTTTCTCGCGTCGGCGGCGCAGCTCAGATAAAAGCAACCAAGCAAGTTTCGGGAACGTTGAGGCTTGACCTTGCACAATACCGCGAGCTTCAAGCATTTGCGCAGTTTGCGAGCGACCTTGACGAGAGCTCGAGAAAACAGCTTGAGCGCGGTCAAAGGATGGTCGAAGTGTTAAAGCAGCCTCCTTACAGCCCGCTTGCGGTTGAAAAGCAAGTCGTTATGATTTTTGCCGGTACAAAAGGTTATTTGGACGATATTTCGACTGTAGCGGTTACAAAATTTGAAGCCGAAATTTATCCTTATATAGAGGCGAAATATCCTGAAATTTTCGAGCAAATTCGAACTAAAAAAGTACTCGACAAAGAGATTGAGGAGCTTTTGCATAAGGCGCTAAAAGACTTTAAAGCGACGTTTGCCGCTAACTAA
- a CDS encoding F0F1 ATP synthase subunit delta produces MKELVARKYVKALVSDLGKDDFNKFTTKLQEIANAFANEKFQNIIISPNLKNSEKVDFVLSLVGEADQKFINFIKLLGENKRLDILPSIVSELLAQKSKMDNVFYGKIYGGSQISQTQISELENSFSKRFNAKIILKPVKSDYNGIKIELDDLGVEASFSVDRLKAQMSEYILKAI; encoded by the coding sequence ATGAAAGAACTTGTAGCAAGAAAATACGTAAAAGCCCTAGTTAGCGATCTTGGCAAGGATGATTTTAATAAATTTACGACTAAGTTGCAAGAGATCGCAAATGCTTTCGCAAACGAAAAATTTCAAAACATTATCATTTCACCGAATTTGAAAAATAGCGAAAAAGTGGACTTCGTCCTTTCTTTGGTCGGCGAAGCGGATCAGAAATTTATAAATTTCATAAAACTGCTCGGCGAAAATAAAAGACTTGATATTTTACCTAGTATCGTATCCGAGCTTTTAGCGCAAAAATCAAAAATGGATAACGTTTTCTACGGCAAAATTTACGGCGGCTCGCAGATCAGCCAGACTCAAATTTCAGAGCTTGAAAATAGCTTTTCTAAGAGATTTAACGCAAAAATCATTTTAAAGCCGGTAAAAAGCGACTATAACGGCATCAAGATCGAGCTGGACGATTTGGGCGTGGAGGCCAGCTTTTCGGTAGATAGGCTAAAAGCCCAAATGAGCGAATACATATTAAAAGCAATATAA
- a CDS encoding F0F1 ATP synthase subunit B, which yields MKSKILLLLFPFVLMADGGYDIVPRTINFIIFAAILYYLIANPVKNAYKGRIESIAARLDNIEQKLKESKAKKDDAIKRVEEAKANADSLVETARKEAFLISERIKEETMQEIVNLEKSFQDQKEFEKRRMVKSVVGEILNEIFASDSVKMDQSELINIMLKRVG from the coding sequence ATGAAGAGCAAAATTTTACTTTTATTATTTCCTTTCGTTTTGATGGCGGACGGCGGTTACGATATCGTGCCTAGAACGATAAATTTCATCATTTTTGCTGCGATTTTGTATTATCTCATAGCAAATCCGGTCAAGAACGCCTATAAAGGAAGGATAGAGAGTATCGCTGCGAGACTCGATAATATCGAGCAAAAGCTAAAAGAGTCAAAAGCCAAGAAAGACGACGCCATAAAACGCGTAGAAGAAGCCAAGGCAAATGCCGACAGTCTGGTGGAAACGGCCAGAAAAGAGGCTTTTTTGATCTCGGAACGTATCAAAGAAGAAACCATGCAAGAGATCGTAAATCTGGAGAAAAGCTTCCAGGATCAAAAAGAATTTGAAAAAAGACGTATGGTCAAGTCCGTCGTAGGCGAAATTTTAAATGAAATTTTTGCAAGCGACAGCGTCAAAATGGATCAAAGCGAGCTTATCAATATCATGCTTAAAAGGGTCGGCTGA
- a CDS encoding FoF1 ATP synthase subunit B' produces the protein MLEINLPLVVLTAVIFLGLIAVLNSILYKPLLKFIDARNDAIKNDEESASKNTSDLGVYEAQIEQLIAAARSEAGKIKQEAIDAAKDAAAKIVSEKRGVLEADYDAFIQNLNAQKSDFRADLQQKLPELQAALKAKLARI, from the coding sequence ATGTTGGAAATTAATTTGCCGTTAGTCGTCCTGACGGCAGTTATTTTTCTGGGGCTCATCGCCGTTTTAAATTCCATCCTTTACAAGCCTCTACTTAAATTTATAGACGCTAGAAACGATGCGATCAAAAACGACGAAGAGAGCGCTAGCAAAAATACGAGCGATCTTGGCGTGTATGAAGCGCAAATAGAACAGCTCATAGCCGCCGCAAGAAGCGAAGCGGGCAAAATAAAGCAAGAAGCTATCGATGCCGCAAAAGACGCGGCCGCAAAGATAGTGAGCGAAAAACGCGGAGTTTTGGAGGCTGATTATGATGCTTTTATTCAAAATTTAAACGCTCAAAAGAGCGATTTTAGAGCCGATTTGCAGCAAAAACTGCCTGAACTTCAAGCCGCTCTAAAAGCAAAACTCGCAAGGATTTAA
- a CDS encoding ParB/RepB/Spo0J family partition protein: MAKKGGLGRGLGAILEDVELAYKAELSEGNSDIVKDIDLDLIVENPYQPRKTFDETALKELSESIKRHGLIQPIIVIKKDGGYMLIAGERRFRATKLLGEAKIKAIVADIESQSLRELALIENIQREDLNPIELANSYKELIDEYKITQDALANIIHKSRVQITNTMRLLSLSAATQEYIKEGKLTQGHAKVIVGLEPSDEKMAVDTIIGQRLSVRETENLVKNLKNKLPPKVALKLDKRYLEKLSNLKEIFSKFDVPVKIKGKKITIEFDDIADIDRMISKIK; the protein is encoded by the coding sequence ATGGCTAAAAAGGGAGGATTGGGGCGCGGACTGGGCGCTATACTTGAAGACGTAGAGCTTGCGTACAAAGCCGAACTAAGTGAAGGTAACAGCGATATAGTAAAGGATATCGATCTGGATCTGATCGTCGAAAATCCGTATCAACCGCGTAAAACCTTCGACGAGACGGCACTAAAAGAGCTTAGCGAAAGTATCAAAAGACACGGGCTCATACAGCCTATCATCGTCATAAAAAAAGACGGCGGGTATATGCTGATCGCAGGCGAGAGGCGTTTTCGCGCGACTAAACTGCTCGGAGAAGCCAAGATAAAAGCCATAGTCGCCGATATCGAAAGCCAAAGCCTGCGCGAACTGGCGCTCATAGAAAATATCCAAAGAGAAGACTTAAATCCTATAGAGCTTGCAAATTCTTATAAAGAGCTTATAGACGAATACAAAATCACTCAAGACGCCCTCGCAAACATCATCCACAAAAGCAGAGTCCAGATAACAAACACTATGCGGCTTTTGAGCCTCAGCGCAGCGACGCAAGAGTATATAAAAGAAGGCAAGCTCACGCAAGGGCATGCAAAAGTAATCGTAGGACTCGAGCCAAGCGACGAAAAAATGGCGGTCGATACTATCATTGGACAGCGCCTTAGCGTGCGCGAGACGGAAAATTTGGTAAAAAATTTAAAAAATAAGTTGCCGCCTAAAGTTGCTCTTAAGCTAGATAAAAGATATCTTGAAAAGCTTTCGAATTTAAAAGAAATTTTTTCTAAATTCGACGTACCGGTAAAAATAAAAGGCAAAAAAATCACTATCGAATTTGACGACATAGCTGATATAGACAGGATGATAAGCAAGATAAAATAA
- a CDS encoding ParA family protein has protein sequence MCEIITIANQKGGVGKTTTAVNLAASLAVAEKKVLLIDIDPQANATTGMGFNRNDYEYNIYHVLTGRKKLSQIVLKTEIPTLFLAPSNIGLVGIEQELSEQSKDYQKILKSKIDEVVEQYDFIIIDSPPALGSITVNALSASDSVIIPIQCEFYALEGLAQILNTVKIIKKTINPKLNIKGFLPTMYSSQNNLAKETVANLKQHFENKLFKTKDGAEDFVIVPRNVKLAESPSFGKPVILYDIKSPGSQAYQNLAYSILG, from the coding sequence ATGTGCGAAATCATAACCATTGCAAATCAAAAGGGCGGCGTTGGAAAGACGACTACGGCGGTAAATTTGGCCGCATCTCTAGCCGTGGCCGAAAAAAAAGTGCTACTCATAGACATCGATCCGCAGGCCAACGCGACGACCGGGATGGGTTTTAACAGAAACGACTACGAATACAACATCTATCACGTGCTCACGGGTCGCAAAAAGCTCTCGCAAATCGTCTTAAAAACCGAAATTCCTACGCTTTTTTTAGCCCCTTCAAACATCGGGCTGGTCGGTATCGAGCAAGAACTTAGCGAGCAGAGCAAAGACTATCAAAAGATACTAAAAAGCAAGATCGACGAGGTCGTGGAGCAGTATGATTTTATCATCATCGACAGTCCTCCGGCGCTGGGCAGCATCACCGTAAATGCCCTAAGTGCTAGCGATAGCGTGATAATCCCGATCCAGTGCGAATTTTATGCGCTGGAAGGACTTGCGCAAATTTTAAATACGGTCAAAATCATCAAAAAAACAATAAATCCTAAGCTAAATATCAAAGGCTTTTTGCCGACGATGTATAGCTCGCAAAACAATCTCGCCAAAGAAACGGTGGCAAATTTAAAGCAGCATTTTGAAAATAAGCTGTTTAAAACCAAAGACGGCGCGGAGGATTTCGTCATAGTGCCGCGAAACGTAAAGCTCGCCGAGAGCCCTAGTTTTGGAAAGCCCGTGATATTATACGACATAAAATCTCCCGGCTCGCAAGCGTATCAAAATTTAGCATATTCGATTTTGGGATAA